A region of the Larimichthys crocea isolate SSNF chromosome XVIII, L_crocea_2.0, whole genome shotgun sequence genome:
tgtgagaccAGGAtgagactctgtgtgtgtgtgtgtcacagtacCTGTTGTGACCGTCATCCTTCTCCATCAGGGTGGGGTGTGGCCTAAACACCAGTTCTATTTCACTTGCACCGCCGTCGATCACAGAGTCCCCGCCCCCGTTCTCAGCAGCATTATCCATGTCCAATCCGCTGTCGTCGCTCGTCTTGGTGCGCTTGATGCTTGGACCTGCCTcctgaaatgaaatcatttcaaCACACATATGGATGAAAATTCATTCAGATTCTAACCATAGAACTGCTAGTGTAGTCTGGTGTAACGGCATCATCATGCACACATGTTGATGACATCAGAGCGTACCTGGTTGCTGTGGACAGAAGCGTTGCTACAGTGGGAGGAGTCTCCGTTGTCCTCTGCTCCGCTACCGTTCTCCACCGTGTGTCTCTTCCCACGCTGCAGTCTGACgcaaacaaatgcaaattcaTGTCATTACAGCAGGCAGTGATTTCAGTGGAtctggactgtgtgtgtatgtgtgtgtgttggaggtgcTGTGTGAACCTGGTCATAGCCTGGATCTTCAGCCCCTCTTCTATGCTGTGGGACAGGGCTTGCTGGTTGTTGTGTTTGCTAATTCGGGCCAACACTCTCTCCTGGTGGGCTTCGTACTCGTCACGGCTGGGATAGATCTTGCCTGAAATGGGATAAATGAGTGTAAAAGTAAATTCTGGGACACTTTAAACGGCATGTCTTGTGAAGTTGGAACAGTTTTCAGTGACTCCAGAGGCTCTGCGCAGTCAGTTCCCCTCCTTGAACCCTTGTGTGGTTACTCACTTATCAGGGCATCAAAATTAGGATCTGGACGCAGTGACCTCTTAGACACCAACTTCTTACGACAGGTGGGACACTCTTTATTACTGCAAAGACAGGAAGGACAGAaattttcaaacatttattgatGTCATCAACTGCAATAACACTGCCAATAGAATCCTGTTATTAATGGACATTTCTGTCTGCTACATTTACATCTAATAATCCACTGCAAACACAAGCGCTGAAAGTCAAACCTGAACACGCACAGTTGCTTCATTAGGACAGAGCACACTTTATGTGACCACGCAGGAGTGATGCAGACAAACCTTTTGTTGGGCATTTACTCAGCAGCTTTTCAGAGTTTGTTGTCAAGCCGCATCAGAACAATTGTTGCAGTCATTCAAATGTCAGGAATAAGAGAGCCGCGGACTAATGAGTACTCGTCTAAACTGGTACGCTTCTGTTACGACAAACATATAATAACATGTTGTTTGCCATGATTGCTCCATGACAGAAGCTTGTGTGCAGAGCTCACTTGAACAGTCTTGTTGTGTACAGCTGATTATATCATTCAAAGGACAGGATGCTCACACGTCCACATATCAAACAGGTAGTGGACCCTCTAATTGTTTCTGTGGTCCATACTGGCCATGAAGAGATTCCTTTAAATCCAAGTGATCTGCAGCACTCGTTTATCTGGATATGTGAGAACCGTTTAGCACGGTCAAAAATGATGTTACACATAGATATCAAACCATTCCAATATCTATTTTTGTGCATTACGCTCGTAGGAGGACAAACTGACACAACGAGACATTCAACTACGTGTACTGATAAATTGATTTTCAACATAAAGATACTTTCACACTACAATAATAGACAGATGAATAATTAGGTTGTATAATGGACTGATTGTTCTCTCTGCAGCCATGTTGGATTGTGCAGTCTCTGCCATCGTCAGCACACGGCTGTTAAATGATTGTttcatttatagatttatatcAAAGTGACATGTTTGTACATCATGAGTGTTCCATTATACAACAGATGTTAGCATCCACCGCCAGGGCTCTACAAAGACGGTGGTGAAGGCTCTTGTCCGACCCTCCATCTTCCCCCTCTGTCTTCTCTACAGCTCTGACATTCACATTACTGAATTAGCTGCTGTCCCCATGAAGATCACTAGAAACCAGAATAGCACTCCATGGGGGGGCAGAGAGGACTGCATGGCAAAACTCACCCAGATCTCAAAGCCGTGATGATACAATCAGCGCAGAAGCGGTGCAGACATTCTTTGGTTGTCATTGTGTTCTTCAACATGTCCAGACAGATAGGACACATCAGCTCGCTGTGCAAGGACCTGGGCGACACTGCTATCTCCAGTCCATCTGTTATAGCCTCCTGTGCCAGTACGAAACACATCGAGATGAAGGTTAGTACACACAAAGATACATCTACATCCGAGAAAGCTCACAACAATTAGAGAGGAATCATTATGAACCGAGAGATATAAAGTATGtctgcaggaaacacacatcagCATGGTGTATGACCTGACACGCTGTGTATTGTTACCTGTGGTGTTCTCTGTAGCTCATACAGACTCAGCTCCCAGGTCTTACTGAGGGGTTGAACCCCGTTGGTCTGAACTGTCTGAGTCATCACtgcaacactgaaacacaaatcaTGAGCAGCTGATCGTTAGTGATGGGGATAAATGGGCTACACTTTGAGCGGTTTTCTACCTTAACGgacaaaacacattacaatcctgctttcattcacacacacccccacacacacgcaccaatGGCAGCACGGCTCACATGTGAGGAACTGGCTTGTCCAGTGGCAAGAGCTGGATGTGGTGTCTGGCTCAAGGACACACAAGAGAACCACCAACACTGTGATTAATGGACGAGCTGCTCCACCTTATGAGTTTAGCTGCctattaataatttaacattcatatttGAAGCACAGCTTTATGTTACCGCCCTTCTGTCCACTTATTCTGTTGTACGGTTCATAGACCAAGAAGAAATCAGATTTGAACATCACAGCAGCTTCCGTTCTTTAACAACGTACCAAACTAATCAAAGATGAAAAAGCCGAAGAAGAGCTGACAGCAGGTGATataaaaacaattcaacagACTTTTCAAATGAACCTTTGTTCACAACATTGTTTCATAGGTTTGATTTTcaactgaaaacacagcagcctgtATGTTATAACTGATATAATAtggtgatgataataatgatagtgaatacattttctttagAAGTACAAATAAGAATTCACACCGAGCTGATGACATCACCGTGGGAAAACATTTATTAGAGAGCGACTCAAACATGTTGGGACATCCCTGCTTTAATGTAGGACTGCTGCACTGCATTACATTATAGTCCACATCTGTACACGGTCCTGTGTCAGTCTGCAGGACGTGACATGTGATGTGACATTTGAAAGACTGGGACTTTATTCAAGACTTGAAATCCTGAACTTAAATACATGATAGATTGATCTATGTTGCAATAAAAGATTTCTTATTGTTCAGGAGTAAATATGGATCATCCTGGGTCCCAGTGAATTTACCCAAATGACTGAGCCAGAGTCGGAGCACATAGGACCGGCGTCTGTCTTGATTCATCTAAAAACCTCAATTCAGTTCAGCTGACAAtagaaagaatgtttttttgtcagtgcCACCTGACTCCTTTGGACAGTGCATAACTTAAATTCACGACCAAAATATCCTCAAGTCACCCAGGGGTGAGCCACGCTGAGTGTTTGGCCTGACAGGCTGTCCGTGCTGCCTTtagaagagagacacacagatagACCAGAAACCCCAATATTAATATCTCacatttgctgtgtgtgtgtgtgtgtgtgtgtgtgtgtgtgtgtgtgtgtgagagcatgctGCACACATGTGACACACAGCGGGTGGCTCAGGTCAAACTCTTGTCCTGTCTCTTCACTTCAGAttcaaaatgtcaagaaaaactGAACCACCGTGACAGACCCGGAGCGGGAGACGTCTTAAACACAAGTCAGACATCATTCATAAACAAAGCCTGAGAGgaggacggacacacacacacacacacacacacacacacacacacactctcttatATATATAACGATGGTCAGCacaggagaagcagcagctgtaTGGTGACATTGGACTGGGTTCGCCGTATtgtgagcgcacacacacacacacacacacacacacacacacacacaccatggaaAACCTACGGCTCGGCTAATGCTAACTAGCTACACAGAAGCTAGCCGTCCTTCGTAACGCTGACATCAGGAGCTAACTAACAGATGCAGCATCTCTGTAACAAAGGGCGGCTGCTCCGTGTCCGTGTGAACATCACAGCTGGCGGCAGAAGACGCTGGTGTGTGAAATAGTCGTGAGTGGAAATCGTCGCTGTGACAGaggcagaaacaacaacagacacagagccGAGCGCCAGCCTCACAGCTCAGCGTCAGTGCTGAGCATTGTGACTGATCCTAGAACAGCTGCACACTCACATTCAAACggccacagcacacacatgcagacaaacgTCGCATTAGTCCCAGCTTGTATGAAATATGATTGTTTCTCTACTTACATTTTACAATTGTGGGCACGAGCCGATCCTGCCAGCGCGTTTAGGCGAAGGCAATATGGCGGTGCAGTAAGAAGCGGTGCAGTCTGGGAAGTTGAGGCTCTGTTGGAAGAGGGGCCCGGGGTCCCtcctgattaaaaaacaaacaaacaaacaaacaaacaaaagtcaaatgTCTAAAGTAAGCATCGTGGTGCCAACACATTCATGATTCAAGTGAATGTGAATGATACATGTATAAGAAGTAAACCAAGTCACCACACTATGGTTTGGCAATGGCATGGGAGAAGAGAGCCACtgtcaaacacagcagacatgttgtgACATGCAGCCtgaaccatagacatatatacatacatatgtatatatggcCTGAACTGTGATGGGCAAATGTAAGGAGACATGTTTGAGACTGAAATCAGAAAGAAGGGATGGTAGAGAAGATGGAGGCTGGTTGAACACGAACATCTTACATGTCAAGTCTCTTCTCcgcctctctcttctcttttatatttCCCCCACAGATGCAAGATCAGGGCCTCATTCATTCAAGCTTTGCTGGACATCCACTCTAATATCTACTATGATGTAGTTTGACATTGTTACCACCAGAAGACATCAGAGCGCTGCTAGAAATGTGTTAGAACTCTTTTAGGAATAGATTATTGGTGTAAGTACCCGATAGATCTTCATTTGGTCAGTTGCATTTAAACAGCATAGTGTGTTTTCTTCACAGCTGTGTGGAGTGGAGAAAGGGCACCGTAAGCAGATACAGCATCAAATGTGTGCTTGAAATTCCTGAAACTATAAtggacacacacagtacacaaaaCACTTGCAAATGCAAGTTCTGCAAAAATAGCTTTGAAGTGTTTAGAAACCTGTATAGTTCAGCTGGCTAGATGACACCTGTAACTTTCTATAAATGCTGCTGGGCACATGCTTTCATGAGATTCTTCTCCACCATCTATTCATTGTGATAGCTATGGTTGACTTCATTTATCtgaatatacatttatttaatactatAAAAATGATTCACAGTCATACTAAATTACCAGAGTAACAAACTAAAATGAGCttatataaaattaaataaagattaaagatcataatatataaaaagaaaagaaagtcattTATAAAAACTTTTCTCGCTCATGTGAACAGATAAAAGGTTCAtctcttttcaaaaaaaaaaagaaaaatacaatccTATCCATACTAGAGCAGAAGGCGTAGCTACATCAAAAGGGGGTCGAAGTGGGTGGAGGAAGGAGGgcagaaggagaggagtgaggaggggAGCGGAGGTAAGGGGAGGGGAAGAGTTGTCGGTCCATGACATGAATGAACCATGTTCGGTAACGGAGGCTTAGCTCTCCCGGTCTGCTCCTTTCTCCTGCTGCACCTCCCGGTTCTCCCGCTGACCAACAACTGGCCCGTTAAGGTAATTCGCTCGCAGATTAGCTGGTTTGTTCCGCGCACAGTCCTGAAGGGGGACCGAGACTGAGGGAGTCTGCTCACAGCTCTGTCACTTTGATTCCGCCGTGTTCACCGTCACGGACACTGTCTTAGTTTTCACCTTAAATGAATTTTCAGTTCGGTTAACTTGCAGTGAACCCAGCAACGACAGTGTCTGAATGAAACTGGACGTGCAGTTTCGCGCTTGGGAAAGCGTTCAGccaaagtgtgagtgtgtgtgtgaaggtaaGCTAACTGTTACCAAATGCGGGAATGTCACCGTTCCCCTCGCGAACCTCCTCCAGAAGCTGATACTTTGTTGAGTGGGCGCCAGCGGGATGCTTGGATGCATGTTGCGTCAAGGAATGGACGGTACCGACCTGTAAAACGGCGGTCTGCGCTGTGTTTACACTGGACGGTAAACAGGCGGCTGAATGACATCAGTGATGGGGCTGTAGATGGACTTTCGTGGACCCTTTCTCCAGAGCAGAGATAGCTGAAGAATGAGCCTCCACCACTCTAAACAAACCTGTTCTGATGCAGCTTTACAACCACACTCAAACACTTTAAACTAACTCAGCTCCATTCAGCTGGAAAACATGCAGCATTGCTGAACCTGACCACTCCGTCCACTGGATGGAACAgaagcaatgtgtgtgtggttgttttagGATTCAGACAGATGTTTGCAGATGCAGATCTAGCAGGTTGGGGaatgtaaagttttatttgGCTGTTGTCTTCTAAGTCAGTTTCCACATGACGCctgcaaagactgagaaaaCTTGCAGATGGTCCACATTCAgtactttgatgttttgttgatttcCTCCTCACTGATCCCCCCTGAAGGCAACAAATTAAATTGCACAAGTCCTTGTTGTTGGAAGAAATAATTAGTCTTTCTCTGTGTGGCCAAAAGTGATTGAGTGCTTCAGTCTGTCAAATGAACACCACGTACAGTATCAGGATGTAAACATGtgacttcagtctgactgaTTGTGCCGTAGACAACATCTCTGTCTTAATGTTAGAAAGTTACATCACTGACTGACCATTTGGCCACGCTGCTCACTGTGGGCTAGCTGACTGACTAACACATTGATCTGCAGCTTGACCAAAAGGCTCTGCGTATTCGCCCGAGTAAAGAAGACAACACAGTGACAGCCAGCAGCAGACCAGCCTATCAGGGTGTCTCGGGGTCTCCTGGTTGAAACTCTAAACAGATGCATTACCAAAGGCTGTGCAAACAATTGTTTGCAGACACTTTTCTCTCAGCTGTGGTAACCACGAACACTCACAGCTCTTCTTCTGAACCATAAACACTGCCTGCTTTTTACGCAAATGAATGGACTGAGCATTAACCCCAGAGATAGCTCATAAAAAGCCCCATATTTGTCTGGTTAGTACTGCATTTATCATTCGCTCCATTCATTCTTGCCAATTAAAGAGAAACTCATGCAGTACAGTGAACTTAAAAGAGTTTTCTGGATGTGAAGCTGAGCCGAAGACACATAAAATCTCTGGCAACcgtgaaaaaaaggaaagttgtGTAGAGAACACAACAACTGGCATGACATCTAAACTGCTTTTTTTGGCAAAGACATTGCTAAAACACTCTTtgcacattttacacacaaacataatgtaccATAGCAACAGTGAGGTCATGCTTTCTGTTTAAAGGTTTGAATTTATGGTGGTAACAGTGCTGAGTTTGAAATAGCAGtcaatgttatttttcttgtcAAGACGTGAAGAGATGAATTAGTTAATTCAGCTGCACGCACACTTTAACAGCCGTGTGGACTGCATGCAGCTTTCCAGGTATATTACACCCGGCCAGACATACCATACAAGAAccatgttcatattcacacgaGTTCATATGTGTGGGATATACTGTAAATTAATTCATATAAATTTCAGGGTAGTCGACCTTTTTACATTTGTATTCATGACACTATGCCTGCATAAAAACATATCATAACAATATATTACCTGATATTTTCTTAAAACATAGATTTGATTATTAAACAGTCGAACAACtgagtggctgtggctcaggaggtagagcgggtcgtccactaatcagatgatcgacagttcgatccccagctcctccagtctgcacgttgaagtgtccttgggcaagatactgaaccccagattGGGTtaatgagatacgtactgtaaagagctttgagtggttggaagactagaaaggcgctttataagtacagtccatttaggATTTAAcccagataaataaaataaacagttgaAAAATAGACTTGTGTATGGTCTAATGTTGACACATTTCATCTCACCTAATCATttctgtacatactgtatgccaGTATCAACGTATTTGTTATGATAGGGTCGGAcgatatgtaaaaataaatgactagAATAATCCTCAAAAAAATCGCAGATAGCTGCTATACTCATCCTAACTCTGTCATAAGATAATACTGGCTGCTGATACTTCATATCTCATGCTGCAGAATTTCTATAAACAGTGTTATAAATGCTCATTGCTAAGTTCATTAGAGGTGTAAGTACACAGGATAGTGTCCTTGTCTTTGCCAAATGACCACATCATGGTTGGACCTCAAACCACAAAGCCTTCCACAGAAAGTCTAAGCATGCTTTTTTGCACATAGACCTTTTTACATATGATGTTTCCACTCCAGCACAGGTGATCTCCAGcattcattcactcactgaACTGTGAGAATGAGCTGGTTCTTTTGCAATGCGTCATGCcaccatccttttttttatttctgtttgatgCCCTAGGAAGAAATTattactgtcacacacacacaggcacacacacacaggcacacacacacacacacacacacacacacacacacacacactgtttatgtGTTGAATTAGCCATAGGGTAATCTGACAGAGTAAGGAGCCTGTGTGGGCTTGTTAAGGACCCTGTTGAGACAACACAGTAATGGGACTttgagtctttgtgtgtgtgtttgtcagttgaGGGATTAAAAAATAGCACTTAACTGAGACTTCTATGTAGCAAATCACATCCTTCTGTTACATGGCAAACCCCACCTCTAGCTTAATGTGGGGGCAGATGTATCAATTTTCGATTTTACATTAGCACTAATTTCATGTGCCATGGGGAACAATATGTGTAACGACCTGATTGGTAGTTCCAAACACCCACAGTACACCATGCTGTTTAGTTATTAGTCTGTCACGTCTTGTTGGCATGCTGAAATAAACAGAGGTGGTTCTTGTCAAACTCTTCACTTTTCTGCAAAGTCCTTCTTGGCTGAGATCAAAATAGTTCTGCCTGACCTTGTATGCGTACATGTGCTGAGTGACCACAACACCTGCTGTGACACAAGCTAACCTCATTGTAGTGTAGTGCTCCACAGATAGAACTTTTAGACAGTTAGGATGGAGTTCTGTTCACTGGTGAATGAAAGATTTAGGTTATCAAGACTTCTAATTTTGAGATGTCGATCAGTGCATCCACCCCAACACACAGTAAATCTGTTccatgttcatgtgtatgtgtctgcGCATGTGTCTTGTGTGTCTGCCAGGACAGAAGTGAAGGGAGAGTGGAGCAACGTAACATCCATCTACAGTCACACAGCTTT
Encoded here:
- the rnf2 gene encoding E3 ubiquitin-protein ligase RING2 isoform X2 yields the protein MTQTVQTNGVQPLSKTWELSLYELQRTPQEAITDGLEIAVSPRSLHSELMCPICLDMLKNTMTTKECLHRFCADCIITALRSGNKECPTCRKKLVSKRSLRPDPNFDALISKIYPSRDEYEAHQERVLARISKHNNQQALSHSIEEGLKIQAMTRLQRGKRHTVENGSGAEDNGDSSHCSNASVHSNQEAGPSIKRTKTSDDSGLDMDNAAENGGGDSVIDGGASEIELVFRPHPTLMEKDDGHNSVEFVPRYIKTSGNATVDHLSKYLAVRLALEELRRNAEASPVNVEAASEKQYTIYIPTAGNQFTVLNGSFSLELVSEKYWKVNKPMELYFAPTKEHK
- the rnf2 gene encoding E3 ubiquitin-protein ligase RING2 isoform X1, yielding MTQTVQTNGVQPLSKTWELSLYELQRTPQAQEAITDGLEIAVSPRSLHSELMCPICLDMLKNTMTTKECLHRFCADCIITALRSGNKECPTCRKKLVSKRSLRPDPNFDALISKIYPSRDEYEAHQERVLARISKHNNQQALSHSIEEGLKIQAMTRLQRGKRHTVENGSGAEDNGDSSHCSNASVHSNQEAGPSIKRTKTSDDSGLDMDNAAENGGGDSVIDGGASEIELVFRPHPTLMEKDDGHNSVEFVPRYIKTSGNATVDHLSKYLAVRLALEELRRNAEASPVNVEAASEKQYTIYIPTAGNQFTVLNGSFSLELVSEKYWKVNKPMELYFAPTKEHK